The genomic stretch CGGGGGTGTTGTGTTCCCAGAGTCGAGGAGGGGTCGGTGGGTCCCACGGTCTGGGGGAAAGGGGAGGGCGCTGGGGCCCAGGCTGCGGGGGTCCTCAGATGGGGAGTGGCTTCTGGAGGGTGCAGTGCCCCTTCCGGTCTCCCAAGGACACACGCCCCCGACAGGGAGCCCAGAGGCCCAGCCCCTCCTCTAGACTGGGCGCCTCCCCTCTTTCCCACACTTCAAAGCTCAGGACCACCTCTATCCCCGCATCCTTCCCAGACTCCATCCCTGGCACAAGGCTAGAGGACACCATCAGAAGCAGCACCCAGGGAGAGGCATCCAGCCCAACAGGAAGCCACCTCCCAGCTCCTGACTCTCCACACCCCCAGCTGCAGCTGGAGATACTCAAGGTAGCTATCAAGAGGACTTCCAGGGAGCCCTCAGAGCAGGGGTTGGCAGCCAGGCCCCAGCCTGTGGGTGGTCTGCTTGGAAGGCAGTTCCAGAGCCATGGCTGGCCGGGGTCCCCACCCACCCCCGCAGTCTTCTGACTCTGAGGTTTGGGGTGGTGGATTCCTGTTCTGTTTGGGCTGACTCAGCCCAGCCATGGCAGAGGGGCTGGAGTCCCCAGATGCTGCAGAAGCCAAGAGGTACttgctcagagcctcagtttccccgtgTTGTCTGGTCCTGAAGGCCTGAGACTCAGAAGGAAGCTGTGAACGCTGGTTCCCGGGAGGATGGGCTTTGAGGCCCAGGTCCGGGTCCCCGAGGCTGCCCGCCCTGGTGAGCATACGTTTGTGCGTGCACACGCGACCCGCCCCAGGCACCAGCATCCTAACCGCGGGTTGCTGGTGCCACCACCAGGGAACTGGAAACTAAACAGAGCTGCCCACAGGCCCAGCACTGGGTTCTCGGCAGCGGCCACCACACAGGCGCTCGTGCGGCAGGGAGCAGGCCACGGCCACCCAGGGACTCTGCAGACAGGCCCACACGCAGATCCCATCTGCCCCCAGAAGGCTGCTCAGGGGGGCACAGCTGGGTCAGCGCTGGTCGCAAGGGCGCACAGGGCCGCGCAGAGCCCGCCACACCCTCCCGGATCCCGCCCGGCACGTTGGTGTGGGAGCCTCACACACCCAGGGACCCTTACTATGGCACGCTCAGACCCCTGCTCAGAACACACCAGGACAGAATCACCCGGGGCCAGGGTCAGGACGCTTTCACTGTAGTCCTACTGAGCGCGTGTCTGTCAAGCACACGCTCCGGCCCGGGCAGCGCCCTCCCGCCTCCACTGTGCGCGGGCACCTCTGCCCGCACCCCGCGGGCCAGCCTCCCCACCAGACGGCTTGAGCTCAGGGGACAGTGGGAGGTTTGCCGCACCTTCAACCACCCTGTGCCCAGATCCGGCTGGAGCCATCCCGGCTGTGGGAGCCCTCTTGGGACTGCAGGGTGATTGGAGTATTTCTGGCCTTGGGACAGTCCCTCCACCCCCAGatgtgacaatcaaaaataaCTCTGGACACCGCCAGGTGTCACCTAGTGGGGACAGAACCATCCTAGAGTGAGCCGCTGTTCTAGAACAAGGAGGGGACACATCAACTTCCTTGCATCGTTACTGCCTGGAAAACAGTGACAACTGCATGCCCCACAGGCAGTACCATCACCAAAGGGCAGGACCCGGGGTCAGTGTGGGCAAGGTTCCTGGCAGCCCGGGTCACCACAGGCCAGGCTGCTAGCCGGTAGCGTCCAGTGGGGCAAGGCTTCTGGTCGCAGGTCCCCAGCCAGCCAAGGCCCTAGCAGGTGCGGCCCCTGGAGCCTGGGTTCGGGCCTGCAGAGATGCCCAGGGGCCACGGTCCAGGCCCCGCTGCAGCTCGGTGGCGGGCCGGCTCAGGTGAACCAAGAGGCGATGCTGGGCACCGTCTGGTACCTGGAGTCCTGCTGCAGGCGCCAACAGGCCTTGCAGAAAGCCTGGGCCCAGCTGCCCAAGCGCAGCTGCAGGCTCTCCCGCCAGCGGAAGTAGCCCAGGTAGCGCGTGTGGTCGCGGTCCAGCTCCCGCAGGTGGCGCGCCAGGCCGGCGGGGCCCGGGAAGTCCTCCACGTGGATGAAGGCGTCGGGAGGCAGGAAGCGCTCGTAGTTGCGCCGGTCCGGGCCCAGCACCACCGGCACGGCGCCGGCCCGCAGGGCGTTGCGCCACAGCTTCTCGGTGATGTAGTCGCGGTGCACCGAGTTCTCGAAGGCCAGGTAGAACTTGTACTGCGCCAGGCGCCGCGCCAGGGCCTCGGCGGGCAGCGGCTGGTGCGCCCTGCCGTACACGTGCACCGGGAGGTGCGCGCGCAGCTGCTGGTAGTAGCGCACCCTGGCCGAGTCCGCCCTCCAGTTGGACACCACCCAGGCCACCAGCTCCGTCTTGGCCGAGAGGTTGAGCCCCGCGCGCTCGGGCGGGCCCTGCCGCGGCTCCAGCCAGCCGTAGGGCGTGAAGACGTCGGAGTCGCTGCGGTAGGACATGGTGAGGTTGAAGAGCCCGTCCAGGGCCCGTAGCTGCTTGCAGTTGCTGGGCGACTCCATGCTGAACCACACCCAGCGCTGGCCCGGCGGCCGCGGGGAGGGCGGCAGCTGCGCGCGAGGCGAGAGGCTGACCTCCCGGTGGTGCACGATGACCGCGTCCGCCCAGGGGTACTCGTTGCGGTTGGTGGTCAGCCGGCAATCGGCCATTGACGGCCGCAGCTCGGAGCAACGGGACAGAGGCACAGGGGTGTGGAAGGGCCACGTCCACAGGAGGATCCGGAGGGACCCGTCAGCCCCGGGGCTCCGGGCGGTGGCTGGCTCTGCTGACCCATTGGGAGTGCCGGGGACAGGTTCCCTGCTGCGGTCCCCTGCCCTGGGAGGCCTGCTGGGGTTGTCTTGTGACACTCGCAGGTAGCAGAAGAAACACAGGGCCAACAGCAGCTGGAGCAGCAGCCCCCAGAGGAGGTGGCGCCTGGGACGCAGCAGCTGCTGGATGGCATCCATgccgggggctggggagagaggggaggggagactgTCACTGAGGACAGGGACCCTGCGGAGGGGCACACAAGATTACCAGGGATCATGGTGGTGGCCCCTGATGGACACAGCCACCGCTCCTGTTTCGCAGATGACCAAACTGACCAAACGGCTCTCTGGGATTCGGACCGAGGAAACCTGGCCTTGGGCCACTTCTTTCTAGCCACTGTACTTAGGCAGGGGTCCCAGGGAAGCTGGCATAGGTCCCGAGGGCTCTCAGGTCCCACCTGGACCCCCCTCTTTCCCAGACCTTTCGCCAGTCTGGAGAGAAGAAAGTGTCCCTTATGCATATTTCCAGGTGCTCCGGAATCGAGGCCTGGACCCGGGTTCTGCCTGGGAGGGGCATAGTGAATGAGGCTCTGAAGGTTCTGTAAGAGTCGCCAGGCACAGTAGGAGTTGGGGCAAGGGTGCTGCTGGCCCAGCGAAGCCCCAGAGGCGGCCTGGGCAGTGGGGACAGCACGTCCCCCAGGCAGCTGAACCTCCCACCGGGTATCTCATGGTCTAACCAGTCTCCCTCCGTTCTCACTCCTTCCTGTCCCCTCAAAGTCCTCCCAGCCCCAAGACTCCAGCCTCTGGGGCAGAAATCAGGACCCCGGCCTGCGGCTCTTTGCCCTGGACAGCCCTGGAGCTGCCCAttctacagatggggaaactgaggcctagggCGACACCGACGTGTCTTGCCAATGGGCTAGGAAGGGGCGGGTGATCCAGACCCACTCTGTGGGTTCCCCGCGCCCCTTCTCCCGCCCTGCGGCTGGAGCCCTAGTGCAGAGCCGGTGCCGCAGGACTCCCCGGCGGATGGAGACGCACCGCCATACCGTCCAGCGGGGGCGGGAGCCCCTGGACGCTGTGTCCGAGCAACGTTCAATGCTAAATTCAAAACCCGATATTCTTGTCTGTACATCAAAGccggtttcaaaataaaaacgaAAACCAAAAATGGCTCTCATCATTCGTGATTCGGGGAGAGGGAGACTCTGGGGGCCTTCGGAGCCAGTGGATGTGCAGAAGGGCAGCAGCCTCGTGGTCAGTGCGTCCTGAGTGTAAACTGCACGCCAGGTCCCAGACCTAGCATGACAGAGACGAAAAAGATCTCAttggttatttttatattgagtaCACATGGAAATCATCCGTGTTTGGATCTATTCAAATAGGtatgtttctttttgctttctttccttttattttattttatttttcctttcaagatGGAGGTCTccctacattgcccaggctggcctcaaactcctggcctcaagcaatcctccttcctcagcctcttaagCAGCTGTGTGCCTCTATGACTggaaaagcatattaaaatgatttgggctgggctggggctcagtggtagcgtgggcggctagcacatgtgaggccctgggttcgatcctcagcatcacataaaaattttaaaaatggtactgtgtccacctacaattaaaaactatatttaaaaaaataaataaaaataaaataaaatgattttcactgtcttttaaattttttttaaaaatggcagctGGGCATGTTGATGCATGTCCAGaatcccagtaactcaagaggctgaggcaggaggatggcaaagtcaccctcagcaacttagtgagaccctctgcagtttagcaagaacctgtctcaaaaacaaaaaaaagaaaaaaaaaaaaaaaagcactggggatgtcgTTCAGAGTAGAAGACCCTTGGggtcactccccagcaccaagagcattctttttaaatgtgactgctataaaaatattaactgcATCCACAGCTTCCTCTGTTTCTTTTGGACTCTGTTCATTGCTCTTTAGCTTCTAGGAAATGGAAGCCAGTAATCTCTGATCACAACTTGAAATGCACTGGTCTTCCTGCTAGTGGGAAACATCCAGATGGACATAGGCTACCAGCCCTTCAGGTTAAATTAGGGCCCTTCCTATAAGGAATACTATGCAGCTGTGAAAATGATCAACAGCACCACACAGGCCTAGACACAGCCACACAATGGACACAGGGTTCATGGAGGCTGACTCTCCAATAGCATAGGAAACTATTAAGAAACAGTGACCCAAACTAAGAGAGGGACCAGTTTTTGTGTGTGGTcatagagattgaacccagagggctgttctacaactgagtcacatccccgccctttttattttttatcttgagacaggtctggctcagttgcccaggcgggccttgaacttgctgacctcttgcctcagcctctcaagcctctgtgatgacaggtgtggccactgGACCCCGCTGGAAGCACACCTTCACTTAGGAGCCTAGAAGCTCAAGCTTCAAGCACTGCGTGGTTAGAGTTCTCTGCCTGATACAAGACAGTTGCCAGAGACAGAGTTTGGTCCCCGGGCGCCCTGTCCAGCGTAGGAGCTGCTAGCCACGGGTGGCGCCCAGTATCTTGCGTGTGGCTAACGCAGTGGGGACCTGAAGTTTCAAGTGCTGTTCAGGCTATTCGCCGGGCGACACCCCAGCCCCTTAGCTGCTGTTCGGTTTTCGGTTTGAAGACTTTTGGGCCTGTAGTGGGGCAGCACCCAGCGCCAGGAGCACGTGGCAGAGTGAAACATTGACCTCGTGGCCAGGACACCAAAGAGGAAGATCCGGGGGTCCCGCAATCCCTTTGAGGACACGACCCGGTGACCTAGAGACCTCCCACCAGTCCACCTCCTCAGCTTCCAGCGCCTCTGGACAGCGCCACCTTGGGGACCAGTCCTTTgccactggggctctgggggacattccagatccagagAGCAGCAACTCGGCTCGTTTCGGCCTCGGTGGGAGGATGTCCTAGCATCCCAGCACTCCCTTCCGTCTGGCCGCTGTCTCCCCTGCCTCCGAGACACTCCTATCCGAAGGGCATTCACCATCTCTGAACTctcttttaagttaaaaaaaaatgtttttttgtactgggcattgaacccaggccactctcccactgagctaagtccctgtcctttttattttgcatttttaactttgagacagcgtcacactaagttgctgaggctggcctcaaacttgtgatcctcctgcctcagcctccagagctgctgggatgacaggtgtgtgccactgagcccaacgacttccaaaattcaaaatttttttaaaaataaaaatttcccccaTTCAACACAACTTTATTGTTTTGGTAAAAACCCATTTCACATGAGCCATTGGAACATCAGCATTCAAATGAGGTGTAAAATCCTCTCGGGTTGGTCCGACTGGtgtgaaagaaggaaggggaggctCTGCGGTAGCTTTCCGTGGCCTGGGCGCTGGAAAAGCCGCCTTGGTGTAGTAGGGAGAGTAAAGGGCGTTTTCCCAAGCCAGTGTCTTCTTATTCCTTTTAACACGGCTGCTAGAAAATTCTGAACTGCACTGGCCTAAGACAGTTGGATGGTTCCCCTGAAGTCTAGCCTTAAGCCAGGCGCAGGGGCCACCCTCACCAggcgcaggaggctgaggcagaaggcgcAGGTTCAGGACCCGCCTGGGCACCCTGGGGACCCTGTCCCAAGATAAAataggaggggctggggtgcagggcGCCGCTCCCGCCCATCCgcagggaaaaagggaaaaaagaaaaagaaggaaggggggCGGGGACAGGGACTTGCACACCGTGTCCCCGGCGGCACGCTCACAGGACAGGTGGCCAGCACCCGCGGCCCCCACGGTGACTGGACGTGGCGCGGCCCCTGCCCGCAACGAGGACTCGGCCACAGGGCACGCCGCGCAGGACGGACGCGGGCACCAAGCTGCGGGAAGCCACCAGACGCAGAGGTCACTGCAGGGGCCGCCTGCCTGGCCGGCCTGGAGCTGGTGTCCAGGCAGGCGGGCGGCGCCGCGGCTCGGCTACGTTTCTACCTGGGGTCCGGTCGGGTCTTGCGATGGCCAGGCTGGCCGCGCAGGGCGCTCAGAGGCCACGTGGCAGGTCACCAGCCCCGGCCTGACCACTGTGCTCACCCGCGGCGGAGGGGAGGGCGTGGGTCCTGGGTGCGCCGCCGGGCTTGTTttgtgggtggggaggggactcTGCGTCCTGCGGCGTCGGAGCTTCTCCGCCTGATGTCCTGCCTCCCGTCCCGCCTCCCCTGGGCGCTGAGCACCGGGCTCACTGCGGCAGCCCTGAGGCCACCTGCCCTCTTCCTCCCCGATGGTCCTCGGCAGGTCTCTTGATCCCAAGAGCAAAGCGCTGGCCCCAAGCTCGGGGGGACAGGCCAGGCACGACCCTCGGCTCTGCCCCTCGCTcgctctctcctcctccctccttcctccctccttccttccctcctccctccttcctccctccttcctccctccttccttccctcctccctccttcctccctccttcctccctcctccctccttcctccctccttcctccctcctccctccttcctccctcctccctccttcctccctccttcctccctccttcctacctccttccttccctcctccctccttcctccctcctccctccttccttccctcctccctccttcctccctcctccctccttcctccctccttttccctccttccttccctccctcctccctttctcctcccttccctcccccctccctccccctccttccttccttccttccttcttcctcccttccctccccctcctcccttcctccttctttccttctttccttccttcttccttcctcctctcttccttccccctccttccttcttcctcccttcctcttcccttccctcccccctccttccttcttcccttccttcttcctcccttctctccccctcctcccttccctccctcctcccttcctccttccttcctcctccctccctccttccttcttccttcctcccccctccttccttcttccttcctccctcctcccttcctcctcccttccctcccccctccttccttcctcctctctccctccttccttcttccttcctccctccctcctcccttcctcttcccttccctgccccctccttccttctctccttccttcccttctctcttcccttcacagCCGTCGTCCATGCCTTTCCCCTGGGGGAGCCGCCGTCTGGAGACTGTCGGGCTGGGCTTCCCACCCTCCGACCTCACACTGCAGGAGGAACCCTGGCGGGCGGCTTGTGgaggggctgggctgccttcttcGCTCCTGGCTTCACCCGGGAAGGAGAGTCAAAGGCGAGCCCCAGCAGGCGGCCCTCCCGCCTGGGCTTCAGCGCAGGGCGAACACACAGAATGAAATTGCCATGGATACGGTCACCTCCTAGGGGACCAGGAAGGCTTGAGGACGGCAGGTTGAGGGAGGCAGTAAATAGAGGCCAGGGCTGAGACCCACCCAAGTTCACGCCAAGATATTTTTCCCAGAAAAAGATTGGAAAATAGTACTTTGCAAGATACCAGAAAAAACACATCCAAAATTAAGAGAAAGAGCTGCCTCCTGAGGCCTCCCTCCCACGGGGCAGGGCAGAGAGCGAGGAGGGGAGAGGGGCGAGGCCAGGAGGCTGCGGAGGTCAAGGGCCGTGGGGCTGCGAACCCAGAACCAGCCAGGGAGCGAGGCCGAGGCCAGTGGCGGAGTCCCCCACACCCTGCTCCCCCTGGGTCCCCAGGTCCCTAGAGAGGCCAGGGGCTGTGGCTGCAGGTGTCCCCCGCTGCAGGCCCCTCCCCCACGGAGCTGCACAGGGCGAGGGACTGGGACCAGAGGCCCCGGGAGGGCTGAGGACAGGGAGGCCCGGAGGCGCGCACAGCTTCCCGGGACACTGAATCCAGACTGGACAGAGGCAGGGGGACGTGCACCTGAGCCAACCCTGGCTAAAGTGCCAGGAGACCCAGGCGCTGCCCCAGGCCAGCATCAACCAGTCTTGTCTGACCAGTGCCGCTGGACTGGAGCGGCGGCCGGCGCGGTGGCAGGGTCCAGCTCGCCCTGCCCTAGGTCGGGCTGTGGTTTGGGGCACACAACTGACTCACCCAGAAAATGACGAGGCTGACCCAAATCACTGGCCTCCCTCCAGGGGTGACCTCGTGGAGTGGCAGGGGCTCCTCGGAGGCTGGGGCCAGTGGCAGGGGAGCAGGGCTTCCCGCCACCTCCGCCTCACCAGACCCTGTCCCCTCACACTCCGCATCAGCAAAGGGCTGGGAACATCGGAGCCACTGGAGGAAACTGGGGAAGCTGGACTGTGGCCAGCCGGAGGTCAGGTGGCTGAGGCCACACAGCGCGGAGCCCCACCCAGCCGGGTCAGCAGGAGCGTTCACTTGGCACAGGGTGACAGGGAGCAAGGGAGGCCTCGCACCAAGAGGGGGAGCTGGCTCTCAGGCAGAGCAGCGGCAGGGGACCTGGTCTGCACAGGGGCGTGGCCGAGGCCCAGGTCTGGCCACCCGTGGGACTGGAAACCAATCCAGACCACTACAGACGTTCCGGAAAGCTGCCCAAGCGTCCTGGCATGGGTGAGGAACGTTCTGGAAGCCTGGTTTTGAGAGAAGGTGATCTTCATGTTAATGTCATCCTGGGTACAGAGCCCACGCAGTTCACGGTCCAGCTGACCGATATTGCCATTTCCCAGCTCTGGAATTCGTTTCCGGGAGGCCGCTGCAGGCTGCCCGGGTCCTATCCCCTCTTTCCAGGCGACGCCAGGCCAGAGTCCTCAGGGCGGAATGGCTGGTCGGGAGGATGGGGTCCTGGGCAGGGTATTTACAGAAGAGGGGGCTGTCCACTCAGTCCTCGGTGATTGGCTTAGGACTGGCTTCCTGAA from Sciurus carolinensis chromosome 17, mSciCar1.2, whole genome shotgun sequence encodes the following:
- the LOC124969249 gene encoding 4-galactosyl-N-acetylglucosaminide 3-alpha-L-fucosyltransferase FUT5-like; the encoded protein is MDAIQQLLRPRRHLLWGLLLQLLLALCFFCYLRVSQDNPSRPPRAGDRSREPVPGTPNGSAEPATARSPGADGSLRILLWTWPFHTPVPLSRCSELRPSMADCRLTTNRNEYPWADAVIVHHREVSLSPRAQLPPSPRPPGQRWVWFSMESPSNCKQLRALDGLFNLTMSYRSDSDVFTPYGWLEPRQGPPERAGLNLSAKTELVAWVVSNWRADSARVRYYQQLRAHLPVHVYGRAHQPLPAEALARRLAQYKFYLAFENSVHRDYITEKLWRNALRAGAVPVVLGPDRRNYERFLPPDAFIHVEDFPGPAGLARHLRELDRDHTRYLGYFRWRESLQLRLGSWAQAFCKACWRLQQDSRYQTVPSIASWFT